In Pristiophorus japonicus isolate sPriJap1 unplaced genomic scaffold, sPriJap1.hap1 HAP1_SCAFFOLD_510, whole genome shotgun sequence, a genomic segment contains:
- the LOC139253747 gene encoding zinc finger protein 664-like isoform X1, producing the protein MWECGDCGKRFNYPSELEKHRRSHTAKRLFICSVCGDRFTQSSHLMGHQRIHTGERPYTCTVCGEGFTCYSKLLTHQRVHTGNRLFTCSECGEEFTCSSNLLTHQRVHSGKRPVTCSVCGEGFARSSHLLTHQRVHTREKPFTCSECGKGFTESSQLLIHQRVHTGERPFTCSVCGKGYARSSNLIHGLNFFLSLSPST; encoded by the coding sequence atgtgggaatgtggggactgtgggaagagatttaaTTACCCGTCAGAGCTGGAAAAacatcggcgcagtcacactgcgaagaggctgttcatctgctccgtgtgtggggatcGATTCACTCAGTCAAGCCACCTGAtgggacaccagcgaattcacaccggggagaggccgtacaCTTGcaccgtgtgtggggagggattcacttgttaTTCCAagcttctaactcaccagcgagttcacactgggaacaggctgttcacctgctctgaatgtggggaggaattcacttgttcatccaatcttctaactcaccagcgagttcactctgggaaAAGGCcggtcacctgctcagtgtgtggggagggattcgctcggtcatcccatctgctgacacaccagcgagttcacactagggagaagccgttcacctgctctgagtgtgggaagggattcactgagtcatcccagctgctgatacaccagcgagttcacactggggaaaggccgttcacctgctccgtgtgtgggaagggatacgctcggtcatccaacctg
- the LOC139253747 gene encoding zinc finger protein 664-like isoform X2 — translation MWECGDCGKRFNYPSELEKHRRSHTAKRLFICSVCGDRFTQSSHLMGHQRIHTGERPYTCTVCGEGFTCYSKLLTHQRVHTGNRLFTCSECGEEFTCSSNLLTHQRVHSGKRPVTCSVCGEGFARSSHLLTHQRVHTREKPFTCSECGKGFTESSQLLIHQRVHTGERPFTCSVCGKGYARSSNLVRHQRVHK, via the coding sequence atgtgggaatgtggggactgtgggaagagatttaaTTACCCGTCAGAGCTGGAAAAacatcggcgcagtcacactgcgaagaggctgttcatctgctccgtgtgtggggatcGATTCACTCAGTCAAGCCACCTGAtgggacaccagcgaattcacaccggggagaggccgtacaCTTGcaccgtgtgtggggagggattcacttgttaTTCCAagcttctaactcaccagcgagttcacactgggaacaggctgttcacctgctctgaatgtggggaggaattcacttgttcatccaatcttctaactcaccagcgagttcactctgggaaAAGGCcggtcacctgctcagtgtgtggggagggattcgctcggtcatcccatctgctgacacaccagcgagttcacactagggagaagccgttcacctgctctgagtgtgggaagggattcactgagtcatcccagctgctgatacaccagcgagttcacactggggaaaggccgttcacctgctccgtgtgtgggaagggatacgctcggtcatccaacctggtaagacatcagcgagttcacaagtga